The Microplitis demolitor isolate Queensland-Clemson2020A chromosome 8, iyMicDemo2.1a, whole genome shotgun sequence genome has a segment encoding these proteins:
- the LOC103572703 gene encoding uncharacterized protein LOC103572703 translates to MTRIFQANLNRCVLAQNLLNQRVYEDKIDICIISEQLSNPQDKTWFSDKTNTAALWVTNPSRITILSSGCREGYVWIKTPMTYFVSVFLSPNEGISVFRRKLANIEDTLGDFDGEVIVAGDFNAKSSEWGATFSDARGNDVADFAARLDLIVMNTGNTSTFRRPGYQQYVLDISLGTPKIASKIVDWSVSEEFSGSDHQHITFSVRVAPIVTINQGTRKRRWNPRKLDSEALRKSLSRSWASLESISTPSNKSEAEKLVQNTMKAIANSYDASMLRSRNRESRRPAYWWSYFLNTLHEIKGILKPMMRLPFLRSKSCKTQQSPSRLAKHLVLTAYQRR, encoded by the coding sequence ATGACACGCATATTTCAAGCAAACTTGAACAGGTGCGTGCTAGCGCAAAACCTGCTCAACCAACGTGTCTACGAGGACAAAATTGACATCTGTATTATCAGTGAACAACTTTCAAATCCTCAAGACAAAACATGGTTCTCTGATAAAACGAACACCGCAGCATTATGGGTTACAAACCCGAGCAGAATAACGATTCTCAGCAGTGGATGCAGAGAAGGTTACGTCTGGATAAAAACTCCCATGACGTACTTCGTGAGTGTCTTCCTGTCACCAAATGAAGGGATCAGCGTGTTCCGCCGAAAACTGGCAAACATCGAAGACACCCTTGGCGATTTTGATGGAGAAGTCATCGTTGCCGGTGACTTCAACGCCAAATCTTCTGAATGGGGGGCTACGTTCTCAGACGCCAGAGGAAACGACGTCGCTGACTTTGCAGCTAGACTCGATCTCATAGTAATGAACACTGGAAACACATCAACCTTCAGGAGACCAGGTTATCAACAGTATGTTCTTGATATCTCCTTGGGAACCCCAAAAATCGCCAGCAAGATCGTGGATTGGTCTGTCTCTGAAGAATTTAGTGGCAGCGACCACCAGCATATAACATTCAGTGTTAGAGTGGCTCCAATTGTAACAATCAATCAAGGCACTAGAAAACGAAGGTGGAATCCCAGAAAGCTTGACTCAGAAGCTCTCCGAAAATCCCTCTCTCGAAGCTGGGCATCCCTCGAATCTATTTCGACTCCTAGCAATAAAAGCGAGGCGGAGAAATTGGTCCAGAACACGATGAAAGCTATCGCTAACTCCTACGATGCCTCTATGCTACGGTCGAGAAATCGTGAATCACGCAGACCGGCCTACTGGTGGAGCTATTTCCTAAACACCCTCCACGAGATAAAAGGCATTTTAAAACCAATGATGAGGTTACCGTTTTTACGTTCAAAGAGCTGCAAGACGCAGCAAAGTCCCTCAAGGCTAGCAAAGCACCTGGTCCTGACGGCATACCAGCGtcggtga